A window of the Streptomyces luomodiensis genome harbors these coding sequences:
- a CDS encoding xanthine dehydrogenase family protein molybdopterin-binding subunit gives MTTTTGTPLVTGALGTARTRIEGRDKVTGAARYTGDIPLPQLAHGWLVLSTVARGRVRSVEVEPVLAMPGVLAVLHHENAPRVNMDYTSMLGRPDPILGVFQNDRVPFMGWPVALVVAERPEQAREAAEQLVVHYDQEPHDVTFFAGHPDAYTPAESSFGPAEQSKGDVEAELAASVFVVDSEYTTPEEHHNPMEPHAATAYWDGGRLEVLDSNQGSTLVATELAQIFSLDPGSVRVRSEHVGGGFGSKTVRPTQVAAAMAATVLQRPVRVVMTRRQMFSAIGYRSPTAQRVRLGADADGRLRALDHRNECLTSTVHEFIERSASVGRVMYDAPAHHTSDRVVRLDVPTPTFMRGPGEAPGSFALECAFDELAEKCGIDPIELRVRNEPDRGPISGLPFSSRNLIACYEEGARRFGWADRDPQPGVRREGRWLLGTGMAAASFHSGVGPSTAGVTAEADGTFTVRINAADIGTGARTAIALVAADGLKVDPERVRVVIADSALGPGMFAGGSMGTRSWAWAVAIAVRELRERLALGGDIPPEGITARSDTSDVIGSLSQKERHSFGAQFAEVAVDVTSGEVRVRRMLGIFAAGRIVNPLTARNQLVGGMIWGISMALHEEAVRDRASGGHVGPDLAGYHFAANADVPIVEADWVDDPDPDDPVGIKGVGEVGIVGAAAAIANAVWHATGVRHRHLPIRPDRVLSAGTNLPEGGHGA, from the coding sequence ATGACCACCACGACCGGAACCCCCTTGGTGACAGGGGCTCTCGGCACCGCGCGCACCCGCATCGAGGGCCGGGACAAGGTCACCGGAGCGGCCCGCTACACGGGCGACATCCCCTTGCCCCAACTCGCCCACGGCTGGCTGGTGCTGTCCACGGTCGCCCGCGGCCGCGTCCGTTCGGTCGAGGTCGAACCCGTCCTCGCCATGCCCGGTGTCCTCGCGGTCCTCCACCACGAGAACGCCCCGCGCGTCAACATGGACTACACGAGCATGCTCGGGCGGCCGGACCCGATCCTCGGGGTCTTCCAGAACGACCGTGTCCCCTTCATGGGCTGGCCGGTGGCGCTCGTCGTCGCCGAACGGCCGGAGCAGGCCAGGGAAGCCGCCGAGCAGCTGGTGGTCCACTACGACCAGGAGCCGCACGACGTCACGTTCTTCGCCGGCCACCCCGATGCGTACACCCCCGCGGAGTCGTCCTTCGGGCCCGCGGAGCAGTCGAAGGGGGACGTCGAGGCCGAGCTCGCCGCGTCCGTGTTCGTCGTGGACTCGGAGTACACCACCCCGGAAGAGCACCACAACCCCATGGAGCCGCACGCGGCGACGGCCTACTGGGACGGCGGCCGGCTCGAGGTCCTGGACTCCAACCAGGGCAGTACGCTGGTGGCCACCGAGCTCGCGCAGATCTTCTCCCTCGACCCGGGCTCGGTACGGGTGCGGTCCGAACACGTCGGCGGCGGCTTCGGCTCCAAGACGGTCCGGCCCACCCAGGTGGCCGCCGCGATGGCCGCGACCGTCCTCCAGCGCCCGGTGCGGGTCGTCATGACCCGCCGTCAGATGTTCTCGGCCATCGGCTACCGCAGCCCCACGGCGCAGCGGGTCAGGCTCGGTGCCGACGCCGACGGACGGCTGCGCGCGCTCGACCACCGGAACGAGTGCCTCACCTCCACGGTCCACGAATTCATCGAGCGGAGCGCCTCGGTGGGGCGCGTGATGTACGACGCCCCCGCGCACCACACCAGCGACCGGGTCGTGCGACTCGACGTGCCGACCCCGACGTTCATGCGCGGGCCCGGCGAGGCACCGGGTTCGTTCGCGCTGGAGTGCGCGTTCGACGAACTCGCCGAGAAGTGCGGTATCGACCCGATCGAGCTGCGGGTGCGCAATGAACCCGACCGGGGCCCCATCTCCGGCCTGCCGTTCAGCAGCCGCAATCTGATCGCCTGCTATGAGGAGGGCGCCCGCAGGTTCGGCTGGGCGGACCGGGACCCCCAGCCCGGAGTGCGCCGCGAGGGACGGTGGCTGCTCGGGACCGGGATGGCGGCGGCCAGCTTCCACTCCGGGGTCGGCCCGTCCACGGCGGGCGTGACGGCGGAGGCGGACGGCACCTTCACGGTACGGATCAACGCGGCGGACATCGGGACCGGCGCCCGGACCGCCATCGCCCTGGTCGCCGCGGACGGGCTGAAGGTCGATCCGGAACGCGTCCGGGTGGTCATCGCGGACAGCGCCCTCGGCCCGGGGATGTTCGCCGGTGGCTCGATGGGCACCCGGTCCTGGGCGTGGGCGGTGGCGATCGCGGTGCGCGAGCTGCGGGAGCGGCTGGCCCTGGGCGGCGACATCCCGCCCGAGGGGATCACCGCCCGGTCCGACACCTCCGATGTGATCGGCTCCCTCTCGCAGAAGGAACGGCACTCCTTCGGCGCCCAGTTCGCCGAGGTGGCCGTGGACGTCACGAGCGGCGAGGTCCGGGTGCGCCGGATGCTCGGGATCTTCGCGGCGGGCCGGATCGTCAACCCCCTGACCGCGCGCAACCAGCTCGTCGGCGGGATGATCTGGGGCATTTCGATGGCCCTGCACGAGGAGGCGGTCAGGGACCGGGCCTCGGGCGGCCATGTGGGCCCCGACCTCGCGGGCTACCACTTCGCCGCGAACGCCGATGTGCCGATCGTCGAGGCGGACTGGGTGGACGACCCGGACCCGGACGACCCGGTCGGTATCAAGGGCGTCGGTGAGGTCGGCATCGTGGGGGCCGCCGCGGCGATCGCCAACGCGGTGTGGCACGCCACCGGAGTCCGCCACCGTCACCTGCCGATCCGCCCGGACCGGGTCCTGTCGGCGGGGACGAACCTGCCGGAGGGCGGGCACGGGGCCTGA
- a CDS encoding ferritin-like domain-containing protein: MSDDFVLDVSRIRDEARRKMEAGPVTDAYGLDKGRVIGILNDVIATEVVCWLRYTRHAISASGIDRAQVSAEFTEHAKEEMQHALRAAERVSQLGGDPDFDPASLTSRAHTDYTTPPDNDLRAMLEHNLLAERIVIASYQEIIRWLGEHDPTTRRLMESILEEEEEHADDLVDLIGI, encoded by the coding sequence ATGAGCGACGACTTCGTGCTGGACGTGAGCAGGATCCGCGACGAGGCCCGCCGGAAGATGGAGGCCGGGCCGGTGACGGACGCCTACGGCCTGGACAAGGGCCGTGTCATCGGCATCCTCAACGACGTCATCGCGACCGAGGTGGTGTGCTGGCTGCGCTACACCCGCCACGCCATCTCGGCCAGCGGAATCGACCGCGCCCAGGTGTCCGCGGAATTCACCGAGCACGCGAAGGAGGAGATGCAGCACGCGCTGCGCGCCGCCGAACGCGTCTCCCAGCTCGGCGGCGATCCCGACTTCGACCCGGCCTCGCTGACAAGCCGCGCCCACACCGACTACACCACACCGCCCGACAACGACTTGCGGGCGATGCTGGAGCACAATCTGCTCGCCGAGCGCATCGTGATCGCCAGCTACCAGGAGATCATCCGCTGGCTGGGCGAACACGACCCGACCACCCGCCGGCTGATGGAGTCGATCCTGGAGGAAGAGGAGGAGCACGCCGACGACCTGGTGGACCTGATCGGCATCTGA
- a CDS encoding pentapeptide repeat-containing protein, with protein sequence MTTRRPRPLSLVIVTAALSSALLIGCGADRHGRSCSGHAGKDLSSRTVAGADLWQKKLRCVNLERSTVTGLVSEANLRRGNLYAGRLAGASLENVDLRGADLRRADLTSATLSQVDLRGADLSGAALGKALLTDVSLDGARLAGTDLRAASLSHVGLTAADLRGADLAGATVSDSDLRGARLRKADVSATSWENVLCPDGSRSSARNSCADHPDRAAARPRAPARTRVSARTRAAARLSVPPAAVPDQPREDSCAAWCACSRPFM encoded by the coding sequence ATGACCACGCGCCGGCCCCGTCCGCTCTCCCTCGTCATCGTGACCGCCGCCCTGTCCTCGGCGCTGCTCATCGGCTGCGGCGCGGACAGACACGGCCGGAGCTGTTCCGGCCACGCGGGCAAGGATCTCTCCAGCCGTACAGTCGCCGGTGCCGATCTGTGGCAGAAGAAACTGCGCTGCGTCAACCTCGAGCGCTCCACCGTGACCGGGCTGGTGTCCGAGGCGAACCTGCGCCGCGGCAACCTCTACGCGGGGCGGCTGGCCGGTGCGTCGCTGGAGAACGTCGACCTGCGCGGCGCCGACCTCCGCCGGGCCGACCTCACCTCCGCCACCCTCTCGCAGGTCGACCTGCGCGGCGCGGATCTGAGCGGGGCTGCGCTCGGCAAGGCGCTCCTCACGGACGTCAGCCTCGACGGCGCCCGGCTGGCCGGCACGGATCTGCGGGCGGCGTCCCTCAGCCACGTCGGCCTCACCGCGGCGGACCTGCGCGGCGCCGACCTGGCCGGGGCCACCGTGTCCGACTCCGATCTCCGCGGCGCGCGGCTGCGGAAGGCCGACGTCTCCGCGACGAGCTGGGAGAACGTCCTGTGCCCGGACGGCTCCCGATCGAGCGCCCGGAATTCCTGCGCGGACCATCCGGACCGGGCGGCGGCCCGGCCCCGGGCCCCGGCTCGGACCCGGGTCTCGGCTCGGACCCGGGCGGCGGCTCGGCTCTCCGTGCCGCCGGCCGCCGTGCCGGATCAGCCCCGCGAGGACTCCTGCGCGGCCTGGTGCGCCTGCTCGAGACCTTTCATGTAG
- a CDS encoding YeeE/YedE family protein — protein sequence MTTAPPAEAAKTTLLSPSPTSVPRPEAPAAPPVRRVPLAVSGLLAVALTAYVWSAHGAKPGVLLLLGLALGVALFHSRFGFTSAWRQLVAVGNGTGMRAHTLLLGTTATLFALLIGTKTGLFGSVPAPSAGPLGLGLLIGSFIFAVGMQLGGACASGTLFAVGSGQTSILLTLGGFIAGATLAAWQFDLWKDLPALEPVVMADHIGWFGSWAVTILVLAAIALVSRRVQARRNPPPIGPVPSARGAAARVLRGSWPLAVGALALAVLGAGVLLVSGGAWGVTSAFSLWGAELVRALGGHPESWSWWQQPGNKQMLAGPVLADKTSLTDIGIMIGAAVAAALGGTWTLHRGVPWRTATAAVLGGVLMGIGARLAGGCNIGAYLAGIASGSLHGWVWGACALLGTWAGLKLRPLFGLGNPKPGDGVC from the coding sequence GTGACCACCGCCCCGCCTGCCGAGGCAGCGAAGACCACACTGCTGTCCCCCTCACCCACCTCCGTGCCACGGCCCGAGGCACCCGCCGCACCCCCGGTCCGCCGGGTGCCGCTCGCCGTGTCCGGGCTGCTCGCCGTGGCGCTGACCGCGTATGTGTGGTCCGCCCACGGGGCCAAGCCCGGCGTCCTGCTGCTGCTCGGCCTCGCCCTGGGCGTGGCCCTTTTCCACTCCCGCTTCGGCTTCACCTCCGCCTGGCGGCAACTGGTCGCGGTCGGCAATGGCACCGGTATGCGCGCCCACACCCTGCTGCTGGGCACCACGGCCACGCTGTTCGCCCTGCTCATCGGCACGAAAACCGGGCTGTTCGGATCGGTGCCCGCGCCCTCGGCGGGGCCGCTGGGCCTCGGGCTGCTGATCGGCTCGTTCATCTTCGCCGTCGGCATGCAGCTCGGTGGGGCCTGCGCCTCCGGCACCCTCTTCGCGGTGGGCTCCGGGCAGACGTCGATCCTGCTCACCCTCGGCGGCTTCATCGCCGGTGCGACCCTCGCCGCCTGGCAGTTCGACCTGTGGAAGGACCTGCCCGCGCTGGAACCGGTGGTCATGGCCGACCACATCGGCTGGTTCGGCTCCTGGGCGGTGACGATCCTCGTGCTCGCCGCCATCGCGCTGGTCAGCCGTCGTGTCCAGGCCCGCCGCAACCCGCCGCCGATCGGCCCGGTGCCCTCCGCGCGCGGTGCCGCCGCCCGTGTCCTGCGCGGTTCCTGGCCGCTGGCCGTCGGCGCCCTGGCGCTGGCCGTCCTGGGCGCCGGCGTACTGCTCGTCTCCGGCGGCGCGTGGGGCGTCACCAGCGCCTTCAGCCTGTGGGGCGCGGAGCTGGTGAGAGCGCTCGGCGGCCACCCGGAGAGCTGGAGCTGGTGGCAGCAGCCCGGGAACAAGCAGATGCTCGCGGGACCGGTGCTCGCCGACAAGACCAGCCTCACCGACATCGGCATCATGATCGGCGCGGCGGTCGCCGCCGCGCTCGGCGGCACCTGGACCCTGCACCGCGGCGTGCCGTGGCGGACGGCGACCGCGGCGGTCCTCGGCGGGGTGCTGATGGGCATCGGGGCCCGGCTGGCGGGCGGCTGCAACATCGGCGCCTATCTCGCGGGCATCGCCTCGGGCAGCCTGCACGGCTGGGTCTGGGGCGCCTGCGCCCTCCTCGGCACCTGGGCCGGGCTGAAGCTGCGGCCGCTGTTCGGACTCGGGAACCCGAAGCCGGGCGACGGCGTCTGCTGA